CGCGGCGAGGTGTGGCTGGCCGGCAACCGGCTGGACAACCGCTCCGAGAGCGAGCGCGCACTGCTCCGGCGCCGACACGTGGGCTTCGTCTTCCAGTTCCTCAACCTGGTGCCGACGATGACCGCCGTCGGCAACGTGGAGCTGCCGCTCGTACTCCAGGGCGCCGGCCGCCGGGAGGCCCGCAGCCGGGCGCTGGAGGCCCTCGACGAGTTGGGCGTGGCCGACGTCGCCGACGCCGCTCCGACCGAGCTCTCCGGCGGGCAGCAGCAACGGGTGGCCCTGGCCCGGGCCGTGGTGCACCGCCCCGACGTACTGCTCGCCGACGAGCCGACCGGCGCGCTCGACTCGGCCGCCGCCGAGAACGTCGTCGACCTGCTGCGCCGACGGCACGAGGACGGCCAGAGCATCGTGCTGGTCACCCACGACCACCGGTTCGCGGCGGCCGCCGACCGGGTGGTCACGATGCTCGACGGGCAGCTCGTCGACGAGCGCGACCTGACCGCGTCGGGCCCCCGGCCCGCGTTCACCAACCTGATCAACCTGGAGGGCTGAGCCGTGTCGGCCATCCTCCGGCTCGCCCGGTCCGGCCTACGCGGCGGCAACCGGGCCAGCGCGATCGCCACCGTACTGGTCGCCGCCCTGGCCACCGTCGGTGTCGTCGCCGGATTCTCGGTACGAGGCCAGGGCGGGCCGGAGG
The nucleotide sequence above comes from Plantactinospora soyae. Encoded proteins:
- a CDS encoding ABC transporter ATP-binding protein translates to MTDPLLRAHGLERTYQGAARTLAALRNVSIEVARGDWIAITGPSGCGKSTLLHLLGGLDRPDRGEVWLAGNRLDNRSESERALLRRRHVGFVFQFLNLVPTMTAVGNVELPLVLQGAGRREARSRALEALDELGVADVADAAPTELSGGQQQRVALARAVVHRPDVLLADEPTGALDSAAAENVVDLLRRRHEDGQSIVLVTHDHRFAAAADRVVTMLDGQLVDERDLTASGPRPAFTNLINLEG